The window GAGCTGCCTGGGCATGACTGCCGCTTCCATGATCGAATTCTCATGGACTGAACGGGTGCGTGTACAGTCTGTTCATGCACAGAACAGAGTAGGTGCTCGGGAGATGACGATGCGGGCTCTGTTGCCTTGGTACACATGCTGACTTGTACGCTTCGTTGCAGAAATCTCGCCGTGCTTGTGAGAAACGGCTCCATACACACGTCGCAGATGTAGCCTCGTGCCGGGACGCATGGCATGCCGTCATTGCGTCCCAACCCGAAATCGACGCTGCTGCGTGAACACATCCGGGACTGCTTCACACGCATGAACcttgcctcggccgcctgccgGCAGTCGCAACCGGACGGTCGATATTGACGACGTCGAAACCAAAACATGGCAAGCCACGAGCATGATAACCCAGAGGCCGTGCAGCATGCCATCACCTGCACACGCGACTTCGAAGTGGTCGAGATGACGGATCTGTCCGCGTCCGCCGGCAAGTCCAGCGGCCAGTTCCCGACCACGACCGCATTCTACTCCGTCTCTACTCCGACCAAGACTCCAGGCGGGCGATCACGCGGCCACCGCTGGGTCGATAGCTTCCGCCGAGTCCCCGGCCTGCCCATCTCGTCCCAGCAAGGCTACCGCCCCGGTGACGAGATGGCCGACCCGTCGCACGCCCGCGATCGATTCTACGACCTGCGCGCCGCCAATGCCCGGACCGCCAACTCGGCCCTCGTCCGCGAACTCAAGGGCCGCCATCTGCAGATGATTGCCATCGGCGGCTCCGTCGGTACGCCGTCTCGCCTGCCGGCAAacctctcgctctcgcccgAGTGCTGACGGCCACCTGTCGCAGGCACCGGACTCTTCGTCACCTCGGGCTTGGCCCTCTACGAGAGCGGCCCCGCCTGTATGCTGCTCGCATACGTCTTCACCGGCGCCCTTCAGTTTTGCACCATGCAGAGCTTGGGCGAGCTGGTTGTCACCTTTCCCATCGCAGGTTCCTTTTCCGTCTTTTCCACCCGTTTTCTCGATCCCTCATGGGGCTTTGCCATGGGTTGGAAGTGCGTGCCAGCCTGAGTACCACTCCAGGCCCCTCGTCCGAATGCGCGGCTGATGGAAATTTCCCGCCAGCTATGCTTTGCAATGGCTTTTTGGCCTGCCGCTCGAGATCATTGCCGGTGCCTTGACCATTCAGTACTGGAACCAGTCCCTCAGCCCGGCCATCTTCGTCACCATCTTCCTccttgccatcgtcgtcataAACCTCTTTGGCATCAAGGGATatggcgaggccgagttcGTCTTCTCAACCGTCAAAGTCACCGCCATCATTGGCTTCATGTGAGAATCAGACCCCGCGGATCGGCTCTCGTCTAATGAAGAGTCGCCCACAGCCTTCTCGGTGTCGTCATCAACATCGCCGGTACCCCGAACGAGGGGTACATCGGCGCCAAGTACTGGCTCGATCCAGGTCCCACCCACAACGGCTTCAAGGGCTTCTGCAGCGTCTTGGCCATTGCTTCCTTCTCCTACGCCGGCACCgaactcgtcggcctcgccgccgccgagacggccaACCCCAGAAAGTCACTTCCAAGCGCCA of the Drechmeria coniospora strain ARSEF 6962 chromosome 01, whole genome shotgun sequence genome contains:
- a CDS encoding amino acid permease, whose protein sequence is MASHEHDNPEAVQHAITCTRDFEVVEMTDLSASAGKSSGQFPTTTAFYSVSTPTKTPGGRSRGHRWVDSFRRVPGLPISSQQGYRPGDEMADPSHARDRFYDLRAANARTANSALVRELKGRHLQMIAIGGSVGTGLFVTSGLALYESGPACMLLAYVFTGALQFCTMQSLGELVVTFPIAGSFSVFSTRFLDPSWGFAMGWNYALQWLFGLPLEIIAGALTIQYWNQSLSPAIFVTIFLLAIVVINLFGIKGYGEAEFVFSTVKVTAIIGFILLGVVINIAGTPNEGYIGAKYWLDPGPTHNGFKGFCSVLAIASFSYAGTELVGLAAAETANPRKSLPSAIKQVFWRIALFYLVSLLLVSLLVPYNEPRLLGGQSSADATASPFVIAVEGVGSTILPSVMNAVIMVSVLSVGNSAVFGSSRTLAALAEQSHAPKIFSYVDRSGRPLAAIVFALCLGLLAYLASVEVYADIFDWLLAIVGLSTLFTWSSICLCHIRFRKAWAASGHTLSQLPFRSQAGLLGSYIGLVGNLVVLSSQLWMAISPLDDGPGDPAPAAKAKGFFLKVMAVPVIFLFYVGHKIWFRTRIISVSAMDIDTGRSFTRLPSISAEEEQRRAWPMWKRLYRWAC